CGCGAGCGTGTTGCGCTGTTTCCAGGCGCCACCCCGACTTGCTGAGGAGGGGGTTTGCTGTGCCTGTCCAGCACCATGATCTGCCGGGTCCAGGTCcgcgcaggctgcaggaggtTGATGCTAGCAGCAAGACAACCTGCTGCGGAGCATGCCCACGTTTTGCTTGAAGAAGCGGCTTCCGCTCAGCACGAATGACAGCAGGTCCAGACAGCTGAGGGCAGTCAGACTCAAAAAAACTTCATTGTAGCTTTCTAACTGGTCAAAATCACTTATGTGCTGTATGTAGTAGGCCCTAAAGAGGTGATAGGGAAGGAAGCAAATTATGATGACGCAGATGAAAATCAAGTTTTTCACCTGGGCCCAGAACTCTTGGTGTGACCAGAGGGAGGTGGAAAATTTTCTCGTCACTTTTACCAGGATGAAAATCTGCACACCCAAGAGGACACAAGTAATGCAGGCGACAGCCACAATGATGATGTAGTTCAGGGCTTTCACGCTGTCCTGCTGCAGTTCTTTGTGGAACATAAAGCAAGTTGTATCACTGTAGAAGCCTGAGCGTCCGTACTCAAAGCACAAGACTGGCACCACAAAGACCATGACGAAGACCCACACGGCAGCGCTTGCCGCAATGGCGTGCAGCTTCCTGTAAAACTCCACCTTGTCCCTCCATTGAAAGAAGATGAGCCATCGGATCACCAGAGTGATCACGTAGAACAGAAAAGTCAGGTACATGTGGATGTGCACCATTGCACTCACCATTTTGCAAAGCGTCATCTTGAATACCCACTTCTTGTTGACATAGTAGTGCAGGCGGAAGGGCACCgtgaagaggaggaggctgtgcaCAACGACCAGGTTAATGATGGCTGTAGTGGTCACAGACAGAGTGTTCATCTTGACCAGCACAAACAACATTGTGATGGACCCGATCCCACCTCCAGCAAAGGCAACTGAGTAGGCAGTAATCAGTATGGCACTCATGGTGTTGGTGTGAttgaaggcagaggagaagtCACTGCTGTTCCCATTCTCTTCAGTCATCTTCCTGAAATCTTCCTTGTACGTATTCTAGAAATGAAAGAACACGTAAAAACTAAGATAAGGTAGGAATGAGAGGGCCCACCTGAAAAGCCAGCAGAGCTTTCCACCTGGATCTTGCTTGAGGGATAATCTCTGTAACCAATAGTTTTATCCAAACGTCCTCCAACCTAGAGAAAGGGGTGGAGAAGCCACTGTAGACCTTAAGACATTGCTAGCCATACCCTTAAAACGAAATATGAGTTAGTAATATGTGGGAAGAAGAGATCCTTAGAGAAATTACATGATTGAAGTGGTTTTGAGCTCTCTGTGTTATTAGTTCTCCTCTCTTCGAAGCATCTGCATGCTTTTGCAGTGAAGAtcagagatattttttaaattctgctaCTCCTCATCAGGTTATTTGCAACACAAATCTGCCCTTCCCAGAGCCAGATAATAACCATATGTTGCTCTATCAAAGctacaaattttttttgttaccgCGAGCTGAGTTTTGCACACATTACAGtcaactcctccttctccatGGACAGTTTATCTGAGTAAGGGATTACACACCATAGACACCCAGGCTCTGTGGAGATCCTGCTCAGGTCCTGCCAGACCAAGTAGCGTGAGCAGTGCTGTCCTGGTGTTCAGTCAGGGCCATTTCCCATCTAATATGTGGTAACCGGGTGTTACAAAATGGGCTGTTAGAAAACGTTAGGAAAGGACATCCTGGGTTAGTGCAAACAAGCCTGCCTGGCCCAAGCTGAGGCTAGATGAAAGTTAAGAGTGAGGATGAAAGTTAATAGCAAGTTTAGTAAGTATGCTATACGTTTTTAATACATTACTGTTTCAAAGAGACATTAAATATAATTCTTATAATTCTAAATGTAACTTCTGGTAGGATTTTTAAGTACTACAAGGTCGTGTGGGAGGGAAAGAGTTCAGGCTGGGTGTTATCCTGAAGCATGTTTGCGTCTGTGAAAGTATCAACAGGATGTCCACACTACAGTCACAGAAAGAAGCGGGGAAAATTGAACAGTGCTGGGCTCTGTACTATGCCAGTTACACTGCTACTGCTACCTGAACTGCAATTTAAAATTGACTCTGGTATGTCATCTATTTCACCGGTGAACCCCACAGCACAAGAGGGGGTTTTCTCCTGAATGAgtttttgcaatttttcttttaatactgcAATGTTGTTAACTTTAGAAAGTAGTTCCTCTACCTCTTTGTACAACTGgtgtttcagctttttttcatttttaggtaGCACATACTGTCAAAAGTTGGGGGGGCGAAAAAGTTCTTTAGCAGTTCTCTCTTTtgtggaaaagaggaaataccTATAACAGTTTTATAAACCAGTTTTGCTTGCAGTAGGGAATCAATATCTGCGACGCATCTCggatattttttgttgtttcttagCAATGTCTCTAAGAATTTGCCCCTACAGTAATCAAGATCACTTTATACATTGAAAAGTCAGTTATTCTCTAGCTATCCCAATGCATCTAAGACTCCAGAAATTTTATTGTAATCAACGTAAATATAACTGCCGTATGTCAAATTGATGTGTTGGTTGTTGGCACTTACTgaccttttctgtttgaaacTGCATTTCAGAGTTACGTGGACAACTAATTCCAGTGCATTATGAGAAGTAAAGCGGGTGGCAATGAAAGAGTTTTTCTCAAAGGCACTGCTGATTGGCGCACTGCAGCTCTTGCATCAGAAACCACGCAAGTTCCTTCCAGTTCGGTTCTCATTTCTGAGAGGTTGCGTTTCAGCCTCACAACCCTGCAAGCCAGCAGGCGTTAGCAATAGCCGTTCAGCAGTTTCTCCAAGTTGTTAAGCTTCAATTCGAAAAGGTGTCTCTAAAAAGTGGCATTATTGCACtgttttaatataaaatgcacgtttaaagtttaaaaagtgcCACAGCCCTAAAGGCAACACGCTGGAAATGCGGGTTGGtctgagcagccccagcagcaagGCTGCACTTGGAGAGGAAGGACACCTACCTCTCAGTGACCCTTCAGAGGCCAGCAGTGAAATGTGAACCAAAGGCAGTAAGGAACAGATAAGCAGAAGTCAGATAACTGATATTTTCCTCAGACGTTCCTATTAAGGGGACAGCGAGAGACCTACTTCTGTCTGCAAATAAGCAACCAagacactgaaatgcaggtttCTGCAGAATTTTTCAGTTACCACTAAATCTCTTCATTGTAAGATTCTGCAggaaatctcattttcattttttcattaatcttaaaaaacaaaactaccAGCATCTATGATATGAGATTATCAGCTCCTCAATACTACAGGCACCCCACTGAAATATCATTGCGTGATGAATACAGAGTATGGCATGACACAGGGTATGTTTCACAGAGGAAATGCTGCTTTCTGGTGAAATGAGGTTTCCTATTGTACTGGTATTCACACAGCTATAACCTACTGACCTGAAATACAACTAATAAGTCCTTTGGCCAGAATTTAACAGGAGGCACATGGAATGAGAATGAATGCAGGTCTTACAAAAGACTAATTAATTATATGACATACGGCTATATACTGAACCTCACTGGAAACATGAGCTATAGAACTCTCCAAGAGCCAGCAAATATCTCACAGCAGAGGAGGAACAACAGAAGAGACGACTGAGAGTGGTATCAAGCTATCTAAGAACTGGTCTTCCCCCATGCTGCTGAGCTCCTTTGCCAATGTCAGCTGGTGTAAGCTCTTGCCAGCTGTAACACCATTGCTTCAGTACTGAATACAGCTTGCTTAAAACTAGCTTTTTAAACTATCTTATCATTACCTTGCATTTTACAGAGTGGCTGTACCCTGGTCACAGAGTTACAGTTCAGTCTCATCCCTTCTTGCCTCCTCCCCACACACCCCGGGCCCCAAACAACGTCTGAAGCACCAAGGAGCAACTTCAGGACAGTACTTTGCCTCACCCAGGTGGCTTCCCTTCATGCACACTAATGTTAGCTCTTGACATCTGTAAGAACGGAACGAGCGTGGAGAGGACTTACCTCATTGCACATCCCAAGGCAGAGAGTTTCTCCTCAAGGAGGTGTTTTTGCTTCCTCACCTTCCTACCCCCTCTAGCTACTGCCAGTTCAGTGATATTGCTCAAGTTTTGAAGGAAGGTTTGGTCGTTCTCTGTGTTGTTAAGCCTCTCATCACTTGTCTAAACTTCTGCCCGACATATGCTTTGAACAGCCATGAGACGGTGATGGGCAGCTACTCCGTTTGAGTGCCATGGCAGTTAAAGAGATCTGCTGGTGCCAAGGGCTTGGGGACAATTGCCAAAATAACCATATTTTAGTTTGGCAAAGGAGGTGGATTGCCAAGAGGCCAGATGCCGGGTTCTCTCAGAAACATGATCAGCAAAAAAGATTATTGGACATTCAAGGTTCATCAGTTATCAGTGTAAATAAGGCCATCACATTCTTTCCTGTGACTTCCTGCGCAGCACAGTCCATGAGACTTCCCTGGACTGCTCTATTCAGGCCAGAGCATGTCATTTACAGAAAGGATTTGGTCTCTGTCAAAATCTTCCCAGTAAAAGAATATTAATTCCAACCTTCAGgaacttctttctcttttatcttACTGCTAATTATcctactgtttaaaaaaaaaaaaaaa
This Gavia stellata isolate bGavSte3 chromosome 6, bGavSte3.hap2, whole genome shotgun sequence DNA region includes the following protein-coding sequences:
- the LOC104261106 gene encoding probable G-protein coupled receptor 141 — translated: MQFQTEKNTYKEDFRKMTEENGNSSDFSSAFNHTNTMSAILITAYSVAFAGGGIGSITMLFVLVKMNTLSVTTTAIINLVVVHSLLLFTVPFRLHYYVNKKWVFKMTLCKMVSAMVHIHMYLTFLFYVITLVIRWLIFFQWRDKVEFYRKLHAIAASAAVWVFVMVFVVPVLCFEYGRSGFYSDTTCFMFHKELQQDSVKALNYIIIVAVACITCVLLGVQIFILVKVTRKFSTSLWSHQEFWAQVKNLIFICVIIICFLPYHLFRAYYIQHISDFDQLESYNEVFLSLTALSCLDLLSFVLSGSRFFKQNVGMLRSRLSCC